Proteins encoded together in one Peribacillus asahii window:
- a CDS encoding DUF3231 family protein, translating into MDKDKLKLTSSEIGSLWGEYVNGTAVDIVNRYMVSIIEDESIKSIFQDAIETFAKQKKQIATFIENEGFPVPIGFTESDLNKGTERLFTDIFCLNYLHIMTLHGLLGHSTSLGVSVREDLRYFYDSCDNDGKRMYHQTIDLLLEKGSFQRDPLFYPAENPEFISSQDFKDGFFGKGRMLAATEIISISFNLKKSIMTKTLSIAFSQVAQTKEVRKFLEDSEKTADEQIKDFLKIMQKDNLPSPKSWETEVTTSTNSPFSDKLMMYHMGLLFQTAQIYHGTGLATAMRTDLVATYESTILQNLMVIKKWFNIMVQNKWLEQPPLAPNRKEIAKEK; encoded by the coding sequence GTGGATAAAGATAAATTAAAACTCACATCTTCCGAAATAGGATCTTTGTGGGGAGAGTATGTAAATGGAACAGCTGTTGATATTGTAAACAGATATATGGTCTCCATTATTGAGGACGAGTCCATAAAATCTATTTTTCAAGATGCAATCGAGACGTTTGCAAAACAAAAGAAACAAATCGCAACTTTTATAGAGAACGAAGGATTTCCAGTTCCAATTGGATTTACTGAATCTGACCTCAATAAAGGTACAGAGAGACTGTTTACTGATATATTTTGCCTAAACTATTTACATATCATGACTTTACATGGTTTGCTAGGACATTCAACTTCATTAGGCGTTTCTGTCAGAGAGGACTTAAGGTATTTTTACGACTCATGTGATAATGATGGGAAGCGAATGTATCATCAAACAATTGACTTATTACTCGAGAAAGGAAGCTTTCAGAGAGATCCTTTATTTTATCCTGCTGAAAATCCTGAATTTATTTCTAGTCAGGATTTTAAAGATGGATTTTTCGGAAAGGGTAGAATGTTAGCAGCGACAGAAATCATAAGTATTTCTTTCAACCTTAAAAAGAGTATTATGACTAAAACTCTTTCTATTGCATTCAGTCAAGTCGCTCAAACAAAAGAAGTAAGAAAATTTTTAGAGGATTCCGAGAAAACGGCTGATGAACAAATAAAGGACTTTCTAAAAATAATGCAAAAGGATAATTTACCAAGTCCTAAGTCATGGGAAACAGAAGTGACTACTTCAACGAACTCTCCTTTTTCCGATAAGTTAATGATGTATCATATGGGTCTCTTGTTCCAAACTGCACAGATTTATCATGGGACAGGTCTAGCAACAGCCATGCGAACAGACCTTGTAGCCACTTACGAAAGCACCATTCTACAAAATCTTATGGTTATTAAAAAGTGGTTTAATATTATGGTGCAAAATAAATGGTTAGAGCAGCCTCCACTTGCTCCTAATAGAAAAGAAATTGCAAAAGAAAAATAA
- a CDS encoding HD-GYP domain-containing protein: MYGAIHVEKCGADLFSLKYKQSLCLHHTRPFLYHLPWLLKTLKNGKGYPTGLKGRQIPLVARIVAVADTFDAMSSKRVYRNELNLEYILNEIQKNKGTQFDPEIVNVFLSLFEQRTKKDIMK, encoded by the coding sequence GTGTATGGCGCAATCCATGTGGAGAAATGTGGTGCAGATTTGTTTTCTTTAAAATATAAGCAATCGCTTTGTTTACACCATACTCGCCCATTTCTTTACCATTTGCCCTGGTTATTAAAAACTCTGAAGAATGGTAAAGGTTACCCAACAGGATTAAAGGGAAGACAAATACCATTAGTTGCCCGAATAGTTGCTGTAGCAGATACCTTTGATGCCATGTCTTCCAAACGTGTTTATAGAAATGAACTTAATCTTGAATACATTCTTAACGAGATTCAAAAAAATAAAGGGACACAATTCGACCCCGAAATTGTTAATGTTTTTCTTAGTTTGTTTGAGCAACGGACTAAGAAAGACATCATGAAATAG
- a CDS encoding tyrosine-type recombinase/integrase yields MGEYGVNKAIAYILKKTNLHHISPHGLRHTHAVMLLESGADIKFVSERLGHATIKMTADVYLHITKKYEAENLLKLESYLS; encoded by the coding sequence ATGGGCGAGTATGGTGTAAACAAAGCGATTGCTTATATTTTAAAGAAAACAAATCTGCACCACATTTCTCCACATGGATTGCGCCATACACACGCCGTTATGTTATTGGAAAGTGGTGCTGATATTAAGTTTGTGAGTGAACGTCTTGGTCATGCGACCATAAAAATGACAGCAGATGTGTACCTGCATATCACAAAAAAATACGAAGCCGAGAATTTATTAAAACTCGAGTCATATTTAAGTTAA
- the pabB gene encoding aminodeoxychorismate synthase component I has product MEQNSLFFHFANEQGIKQPLFFTHPKQIVETSNLDEVLTKMLEVQAYVDQGYYAAGYVSYEAAPAFDSAFMVKQGERMPLLWFGIFEQPTFLKECNTGSFQLSNWTSSTSKEQYEAGFTNIKTEIKKGNTYQVNYTLRLQAQFEGDDFAFYQQLEKAQNSDYSAYLHIGNYRILSASPELFFHWRDDVITTKPMKGTVKRGLFLEQDREQASWLAESAKNQAENVMIVDLLRNDVSVIAENGSVHVPALFEIEQYPTVWQMTSTVKAKTKEHTTITDIFKALFPCGSITGAPKIKTMDIITHVEDSPREVYCGAIGYITPEREAIFNVPIRTVWIDTETGRAEYGAGGGITWDSVLSEEYAEAFLKAKLLTEVRPDFQLLESFRLENGEYYLFHHHIKRLMEAAEYFQFPIVEEDVTNELHQFAEQHSDGLYKVRLVVSKTNKVEVSGMTIEDAYSTISIRLADSPIKTNHPFVYFKTTNRQAYETFSKQNVFDVLLWNENEEITEFTNGNVVVKLNGKLYTPPVECGLLAGTFRKQLLLQKEIEEKVITKAELLKAEEVWFINSVRKWIRCEMM; this is encoded by the coding sequence ATGGAACAAAACTCATTATTTTTTCATTTTGCAAACGAACAGGGAATTAAACAACCGCTTTTTTTTACACATCCAAAGCAAATCGTCGAAACATCTAATCTAGATGAAGTGCTAACGAAAATGCTGGAAGTACAAGCTTATGTTGATCAAGGGTATTATGCCGCGGGCTATGTTTCCTATGAAGCTGCACCAGCATTTGATTCGGCTTTTATGGTGAAACAGGGGGAAAGAATGCCGCTGCTTTGGTTTGGGATTTTTGAACAACCAACTTTTTTGAAGGAGTGCAATACTGGATCTTTTCAATTATCCAATTGGACTTCCAGCACATCAAAAGAGCAATATGAGGCAGGCTTTACAAACATTAAAACAGAAATAAAAAAAGGCAATACTTATCAAGTGAACTATACCTTACGTTTACAAGCACAATTTGAAGGAGATGATTTTGCCTTTTATCAACAGTTAGAGAAGGCACAGAATTCGGATTACAGTGCTTATTTACATATAGGAAACTATCGAATTTTATCGGCATCACCGGAATTGTTTTTTCATTGGAGAGATGATGTGATTACAACAAAACCAATGAAAGGAACGGTGAAAAGAGGGCTATTTCTAGAGCAGGATCGAGAACAAGCTAGTTGGCTGGCTGAATCTGCAAAAAACCAAGCGGAAAATGTCATGATTGTTGATTTATTACGAAATGATGTGAGTGTTATTGCAGAAAATGGATCAGTTCATGTTCCAGCATTGTTTGAAATTGAACAGTATCCAACTGTGTGGCAAATGACGTCTACTGTGAAAGCAAAAACGAAAGAACATACAACGATTACTGATATTTTTAAAGCACTTTTTCCATGTGGTTCCATAACAGGAGCTCCGAAAATTAAAACGATGGACATTATTACACATGTTGAAGATTCCCCAAGAGAAGTATATTGTGGCGCTATCGGCTATATCACACCTGAACGTGAGGCCATCTTTAATGTACCGATTCGCACCGTTTGGATTGATACAGAAACAGGGCGTGCCGAATATGGAGCCGGTGGCGGAATTACTTGGGATTCGGTACTAAGCGAAGAATATGCAGAAGCGTTCTTAAAAGCAAAATTGTTAACGGAAGTTCGACCTGACTTTCAATTGTTAGAGTCATTTCGATTAGAAAATGGTGAATATTATTTATTTCATCACCATATCAAAAGATTAATGGAAGCAGCTGAATATTTTCAATTTCCGATTGTCGAAGAAGATGTGACAAATGAGCTCCATCAATTTGCGGAGCAGCATTCGGATGGTTTATATAAAGTACGTTTAGTTGTTTCAAAAACAAACAAAGTAGAAGTTAGCGGGATGACAATTGAAGATGCATATTCTACAATTTCAATTAGATTGGCTGATTCTCCAATCAAGACAAATCATCCATTTGTTTATTTTAAAACGACAAATCGTCAAGCTTATGAAACATTTTCAAAACAAAATGTGTTTGATGTATTGCTTTGGAATGAAAACGAGGAAATCACTGAATTTACGAATGGAAATGTTGTCGTTAAGTTGAATGGAAAATTGTACACTCCTCCTGTTGAATGTGGGTTGCTGGCAGGTACGTTCCGCAAGCAATTATTGCTTCAAAAAGAAATCGAGGAGAAAGTGATTACGAAGGCAGAGTTGCTAAAAGCTGAGGAGGTTTGGTTTATTAACAGCGTACGTAAATGGATAAGGTGTGAAATGATGTGA
- a CDS encoding LLM class flavin-dependent oxidoreductase, which translates to MKKEVNKVDTLSNIKFSILDLAQITVGGSPAESFQHSVDLAQHAEKWGYHRYWLAEHHNMPGIASSATSVVIGYVANATKTIRVGSGGIMLPNHSPLVIAEQFGTLEAMYPGRIDLGLGRAPGSDQQTAVALRRDPRNQGQDFPEQLAELRMYLNPASRNNRVRAIPGEGQDIPIWLLGSSGFSAVLAAELGLPFSFASHFSPENMQLALARYRQYFKPSEVLDGPHVMVAVNVYAADTMEEAQRIATSHQQQFLNLIRNTPGQLPPPVDSMENLWSEYEKSLVMKQLQNTIIGTHEEVKKRLENLAQNTNADEIIIATTTYNHQARLRSFEMVAEVVGMK; encoded by the coding sequence ATGAAGAAAGAAGTGAATAAAGTGGACACATTATCAAATATAAAATTTTCCATATTAGATTTAGCACAAATTACCGTTGGTGGTTCACCTGCCGAATCATTTCAACATTCAGTCGATCTTGCACAGCATGCAGAAAAGTGGGGGTACCATCGTTATTGGCTTGCTGAGCATCATAATATGCCAGGCATTGCAAGTTCAGCTACATCTGTTGTCATTGGTTATGTAGCGAATGCGACGAAAACGATTCGTGTTGGTTCAGGTGGAATTATGCTGCCTAATCATTCACCGCTTGTCATTGCGGAACAATTTGGTACACTAGAAGCAATGTATCCAGGGAGAATTGATTTAGGATTAGGGCGTGCACCAGGCAGTGATCAACAAACAGCAGTGGCTCTTAGACGCGACCCTCGCAATCAAGGTCAAGATTTTCCTGAACAATTAGCTGAGTTAAGGATGTATCTAAATCCTGCTTCACGTAATAATCGCGTACGGGCGATTCCAGGGGAAGGACAAGACATTCCCATTTGGCTGCTTGGTTCGAGCGGCTTTAGTGCTGTGCTTGCAGCGGAACTTGGGTTACCTTTTTCATTTGCCAGCCATTTCTCACCGGAAAATATGCAATTAGCCCTTGCTAGGTATCGTCAATACTTTAAACCTTCTGAAGTGCTAGACGGGCCGCATGTGATGGTAGCAGTAAATGTGTATGCGGCAGATACAATGGAAGAAGCGCAGCGAATCGCGACTTCTCATCAACAGCAATTCCTAAATCTCATTCGTAATACACCCGGCCAATTACCACCACCTGTGGATTCAATGGAGAATCTTTGGTCAGAATATGAAAAAAGTCTCGTAATGAAGCAGTTACAAAATACGATTATTGGCACACATGAAGAAGTGAAAAAGCGATTAGAGAATTTAGCGCAAAATACGAATGCAGACGAAATCATTATTGCTACAACAACTTACAATCATCAAGCACGTCTTCGTTCTTTTGAAATGGTAGCAGAAGTAGTAGGAATGAAATAA
- a CDS encoding AAA domain-containing protein — protein MNSTIEYIKEWQEALQLEILHLKKFGSTKYLISNGKQLSSGEAYTYYFETGISVKIPVGSSVRMEWGGIKEKGRILSSEGKSIILAFDRSLGDVISEAFLFHDPWELLEQLISRLLEAAKSKQKRLRIKRLMDPSMPAKHPNESGQTAVKELFLRSKYNPVTFVWGPPGTGKTYTLARTASNHYLKEKKVLILAHSNQAVDVLMAEISAFVKKKDRFQEGEVLRYGTQIGESLTKHEDIVSGQLLQKKEPSLLKEKEQLIEEKRLLKQDLAGSFSVRDSEQLIELEKKLARILEKIRQKEMSFIKEAKIIGTTLAKAATDATIYEQEYDVVILDEASMAYVPQVAFAASLAKHIIVCGDFKQLPPIAAAKDAIVKQWLKEDVFHRSGVATVVEAGELHPHLFLLKEQRRMHPEISAFTNHYIYHDFVGDHKSVEESRKSIAEMEPFMNRASILLNTSFSGEYCVSERTTHSRVNPWQLLLSFQLLHEAYIDGARSIGYVTPYRAQADLMELLLNDIYAKERQTADLIAATVHRFQGSERDMMIFDTVDSYPQNRAGLLLMGKDSERLINVAITRTKGKFIHVCDTNFVKKFVYRSKTIRQLVDHQTQHRQLVQTNEIGQWVKHQHPRLQWMHARKLEKLFDDLTSAKRDIIVALPNSFQLPDEWLPVLQNCSANITLISPKINRELPANRFILTAIAFPFIIIDQRFVWLGVPVEANNRVQPPFIAARLDSAVMAEQFINQVIVSE, from the coding sequence ATGAATTCAACGATAGAATATATTAAAGAATGGCAAGAGGCCCTGCAGCTTGAAATTCTCCATTTGAAAAAGTTTGGAAGCACAAAATATTTAATTTCAAATGGAAAACAGCTTTCAAGTGGCGAGGCTTATACGTATTATTTTGAAACAGGTATATCTGTTAAAATCCCAGTAGGCAGTTCGGTTCGCATGGAGTGGGGAGGAATAAAGGAGAAGGGACGCATTTTATCTTCAGAAGGGAAAAGCATCATTCTAGCATTTGACCGTTCACTTGGAGATGTAATAAGTGAAGCATTTCTTTTCCATGATCCGTGGGAGTTGTTAGAACAACTAATAAGCCGTTTACTAGAAGCGGCGAAAAGCAAGCAAAAGCGCTTACGAATTAAGCGATTAATGGACCCTTCTATGCCAGCAAAGCATCCAAATGAAAGCGGGCAAACGGCTGTAAAAGAACTGTTTTTGCGTTCTAAATATAATCCGGTTACATTCGTTTGGGGACCGCCGGGAACAGGCAAAACGTATACGCTGGCCCGAACGGCTTCCAACCACTATTTAAAAGAGAAAAAGGTGCTTATTTTAGCGCATAGCAATCAAGCTGTCGATGTGTTAATGGCGGAAATTTCTGCTTTTGTGAAGAAGAAAGATCGATTTCAAGAAGGAGAAGTGCTTCGTTATGGCACCCAAATTGGAGAAAGCTTAACGAAGCATGAAGATATTGTTTCCGGTCAGCTGCTGCAAAAAAAAGAACCAAGCTTGCTAAAAGAAAAAGAACAATTAATAGAAGAAAAACGACTGTTAAAGCAGGATTTAGCCGGCTCTTTTAGCGTACGCGATTCAGAACAATTAATTGAATTAGAGAAAAAGCTGGCAAGAATTTTAGAGAAAATTCGTCAAAAAGAGATGAGCTTTATAAAAGAAGCGAAAATAATTGGAACCACATTGGCGAAGGCGGCAACGGATGCTACCATTTATGAGCAAGAATATGATGTCGTGATATTAGATGAAGCGAGTATGGCCTATGTGCCGCAAGTGGCTTTTGCTGCTTCACTCGCGAAACATATCATCGTTTGCGGTGATTTTAAGCAATTGCCGCCAATTGCTGCAGCTAAAGATGCGATTGTGAAGCAATGGTTAAAGGAAGATGTTTTTCATCGTTCGGGGGTAGCAACCGTTGTCGAAGCCGGAGAGCTGCATCCGCATTTATTTCTTTTAAAAGAACAGCGACGCATGCATCCGGAAATTTCTGCTTTTACGAATCATTATATTTATCATGACTTTGTTGGTGATCACAAAAGTGTGGAGGAAAGTAGAAAGTCGATTGCTGAAATGGAGCCTTTTATGAATCGAGCTTCCATTTTGTTAAATACGAGTTTTTCGGGAGAATATTGTGTGTCAGAGCGAACGACTCATTCACGAGTGAATCCTTGGCAATTGCTGCTCTCCTTTCAACTGCTTCATGAAGCTTATATCGATGGTGCTCGTTCGATTGGCTATGTGACGCCGTATCGTGCGCAAGCCGATTTAATGGAATTGCTATTAAATGATATATATGCAAAGGAGCGTCAAACAGCCGATTTGATTGCGGCCACTGTTCATCGTTTTCAAGGCAGTGAGCGTGATATGATGATTTTTGATACGGTTGATAGCTATCCGCAAAATCGTGCAGGATTACTACTGATGGGAAAAGATAGTGAACGCTTAATAAATGTAGCGATTACGCGTACAAAAGGAAAGTTTATTCATGTATGTGATACCAATTTTGTAAAGAAATTTGTATATCGCAGTAAAACAATCCGCCAATTAGTCGATCATCAAACACAGCATCGCCAACTAGTTCAAACAAATGAAATTGGCCAGTGGGTCAAGCATCAGCATCCTCGTTTACAATGGATGCATGCAAGAAAATTAGAAAAACTATTTGATGATTTAACGTCAGCAAAGCGAGACATCATCGTAGCTTTACCTAATTCTTTTCAATTACCGGATGAATGGCTGCCGGTACTACAAAACTGTTCAGCGAATATTACGCTTATTTCACCCAAAATAAATCGTGAGCTTCCCGCCAATCGTTTTATACTAACAGCCATTGCATTTCCGTTCATTATCATCGATCAAAGATTTGTCTGGTTGGGTGTTCCTGTTGAAGCAAACAATCGGGTGCAGCCACCGTTTATTGCAGCCAGGCTAGATTCAGCTGTAATGGCTGAACAATTTATCAATCAAGTGATTGTATCAGAATAA
- the pepF gene encoding oligoendopeptidase F, with protein sequence MQTFKTREEVKEEEKWNLADIYESQEQWEADFERVSKNIDPLKAYDGAIHNAKDLYEYLHASEELGSAYNKLYVYAMLQTDLDTRNSESQALLDRAGQLGRKISQATSFFMPFLLSLEESTLKSYIAEVKGLEYFEEDLWDSYRYKAHVLTKEQEAVISQIGEAMSAPQKTFGMINNADIKFGNVTTESGDKVELTRGMYAKLMEEEDRDKRKEAYKAYYKPYVQLKNTIGSTLAAAIRNNVNMSRLRNYPSALEKSLFSDEVPKEVYDNLIMSTKQNIAPMKKYMQLRKKVLGVDELRAYDLSVPLVQGAKEEISYEEGYALMLEALKPLGEEYTSTLASFKENRYLDVRETPGKRSGAYNLGVYGVHPFILLNHRDDLDSVFTLAHECGHGMHSYFSSTHQPRISAGYSIFVAEVASTVNEILLIRHLLKTTKEIDKKKHLLNHFIDSFKGTFFTQVMFAEFEKTVHEKAEQDEPLNADVFNGVYESIFRTYNGEDLVFDDEVKYGWTRIPHFYRPFYVYKYATGYTSAIIIADTILSGDKEALENYLTFLKSGSSDKPLALLKKAGVDLTKPEPIANALRIFNDLVDEFVELMEK encoded by the coding sequence ATGCAAACGTTTAAAACACGTGAAGAAGTAAAAGAAGAAGAAAAGTGGAATTTAGCGGATATTTATGAAAGCCAGGAACAATGGGAAGCGGATTTTGAACGAGTATCAAAGAACATTGATCCGCTTAAAGCGTATGATGGAGCGATTCATAATGCTAAGGATTTATATGAATACCTTCATGCAAGTGAAGAGCTTGGGAGTGCATACAATAAATTATATGTTTATGCGATGCTGCAAACGGATTTAGATACAAGAAATAGCGAATCGCAAGCTTTGCTGGATCGTGCGGGCCAATTAGGGAGAAAAATTAGTCAGGCCACTTCATTTTTTATGCCCTTTTTGTTAAGTTTGGAAGAATCTACATTAAAGAGCTACATAGCAGAAGTGAAAGGGTTAGAATATTTTGAAGAAGATTTATGGGATTCTTATCGATATAAAGCCCATGTTTTAACAAAAGAGCAAGAAGCGGTTATTTCTCAAATTGGTGAGGCAATGTCAGCCCCGCAAAAAACGTTTGGTATGATTAATAACGCAGATATCAAGTTTGGAAATGTGACAACGGAATCCGGAGACAAAGTAGAACTAACACGTGGTATGTATGCGAAGTTAATGGAGGAAGAAGATCGTGATAAGCGAAAAGAAGCTTATAAAGCTTATTATAAACCGTATGTTCAATTGAAAAACACGATTGGCTCCACACTTGCAGCAGCCATTCGCAATAATGTCAATATGTCAAGATTAAGAAATTATCCATCTGCTTTAGAAAAATCATTATTTAGTGATGAAGTACCGAAAGAAGTTTATGATAATTTGATTATGTCAACTAAACAAAACATAGCCCCAATGAAAAAATATATGCAATTGCGAAAGAAAGTATTAGGGGTCGATGAGTTACGTGCGTATGATTTAAGTGTACCGTTAGTACAAGGTGCAAAAGAGGAAATTTCTTATGAAGAAGGCTATGCACTTATGCTCGAAGCATTAAAGCCGCTTGGTGAAGAATACACGTCAACATTAGCGAGTTTTAAAGAAAATCGTTATCTAGATGTCCGCGAAACACCTGGGAAGCGTTCGGGAGCCTATAACCTTGGAGTATATGGCGTGCATCCATTTATTTTATTAAATCATCGAGATGATTTAGATAGTGTGTTCACGTTAGCTCATGAATGTGGTCATGGCATGCATTCATATTTCAGTTCTACTCATCAGCCGCGCATTTCAGCTGGTTATTCTATTTTTGTTGCAGAAGTGGCGTCAACAGTCAATGAGATTTTATTAATCCGTCATTTATTAAAGACGACAAAAGAAATCGATAAGAAAAAACATTTACTGAATCATTTTATTGACAGCTTTAAAGGAACGTTCTTTACACAAGTAATGTTTGCGGAGTTTGAAAAAACAGTTCATGAAAAAGCGGAGCAAGATGAACCATTGAATGCTGATGTCTTTAATGGGGTATATGAGTCCATTTTCCGAACATATAATGGAGAAGATCTTGTTTTTGATGATGAAGTCAAATACGGCTGGACACGGATTCCACATTTTTATCGCCCGTTCTACGTTTACAAATACGCAACAGGCTATACATCTGCGATTATTATTGCTGATACGATTTTGTCCGGAGACAAAGAGGCATTAGAAAATTATTTAACGTTTTTAAAAAGTGGAAGCTCCGACAAGCCTCTTGCATTATTGAAAAAAGCTGGAGTTGATTTAACGAAACCAGAACCGATTGCTAATGCTTTACGTATCTTTAATGATCTTGTTGACGAATTTGTTGAATTAATGGAAAAGTAA
- a CDS encoding FMN-dependent NADH-azoreductase encodes MSKVLLIKANDRPADQAISTKMYETFVNTFKEANPNEDITELDLFALNIPYFGNIAISGGYKRGQGLELTAEEAKAADVVEQYLNQFLAAEKVVFAFPLWNFTVPAPLITYISYLAQSGKTFKYTPEGPVGLAGDKKVVLLNARGSDYSTPEMNSVEMAVNYVKVMLNFWGISSPETVVIEGHNQYPDRAQEIIADGLEKVAQVASKF; translated from the coding sequence ATGTCTAAAGTATTATTAATTAAAGCAAATGACCGTCCAGCGGATCAAGCAATTAGTACAAAAATGTATGAAACATTTGTTAACACATTTAAAGAAGCAAACCCAAATGAAGATATTACAGAGTTAGATCTTTTCGCACTTAATATTCCTTATTTTGGGAATATTGCGATTTCGGGCGGATATAAACGCGGCCAAGGCTTAGAATTAACAGCGGAAGAAGCAAAAGCAGCGGATGTAGTGGAACAATACTTAAATCAATTTTTAGCAGCAGAAAAAGTAGTGTTTGCTTTTCCTTTATGGAATTTTACCGTGCCAGCACCGCTTATTACTTATATTTCTTATCTCGCACAATCAGGGAAAACATTTAAATATACCCCAGAAGGTCCAGTAGGATTAGCGGGTGATAAGAAAGTTGTCTTATTAAATGCACGTGGTTCTGACTATTCTACTCCAGAAATGAATTCTGTAGAGATGGCCGTTAATTATGTAAAAGTAATGCTTAACTTCTGGGGCATTTCTAGTCCAGAAACAGTCGTGATTGAAGGGCACAATCAATATCCAGATCGCGCTCAAGAAATCATTGCAGATGGTTTAGAAAAAGTAGCGCAAGTAGCAAGTAAATTTTAA
- a CDS encoding branched-chain amino acid aminotransferase, which translates to MKEQELAITLSTTKKEKPQADQLQFGKNFTDHMFIMDYIQGQGWHDPRIVPYQPLTLEPSAMIFHYGQSVFEGLKAYLTEEEEVLLFRPEKNFERLNRSNERLCIPEIDAEFALKALKELIRVERDWIPQEEGTSLYIRPFIIATEPYLGVSPSDRYKFIIIMSPVGSYYKEGIKPVRIAVETDFARTVRGGTGEAKTGGNYASSLKAQEISEKSGYSQVLWLDGVEKKYVEEVGSMNVFFKINGEVVTPALNGSILQGITRASIIELLQYWNVPVTERRISMQEVYDAYKAGQLEEAFGTGTAAVISPIGEFYWKEEQMVINNGETGELSQKLYDTLTGIQNGKVADPLNWITKLED; encoded by the coding sequence ATGAAGGAACAAGAATTGGCAATCACGCTTAGCACAACAAAAAAGGAAAAGCCGCAAGCGGATCAACTTCAATTTGGTAAGAATTTTACCGATCATATGTTTATTATGGATTATATACAAGGACAAGGATGGCATGATCCAAGAATCGTTCCTTATCAACCGCTCACATTAGAGCCATCGGCAATGATTTTTCACTATGGACAATCTGTTTTTGAAGGATTAAAAGCTTATTTGACAGAAGAGGAAGAAGTTCTTTTATTCCGTCCAGAAAAGAATTTTGAACGCTTAAATAGATCAAACGAACGTTTATGTATTCCAGAGATAGATGCAGAATTCGCTTTAAAAGCATTAAAAGAGTTAATTCGTGTCGAGCGTGATTGGATTCCGCAAGAAGAAGGTACATCTTTATATATCCGTCCATTTATTATTGCAACAGAACCATACTTAGGTGTATCACCGTCGGATCGTTATAAATTTATTATTATTATGTCACCAGTAGGTTCTTATTATAAAGAAGGAATTAAACCAGTTAGAATCGCGGTGGAAACAGACTTTGCCCGTACTGTTAGAGGTGGAACAGGTGAAGCTAAAACAGGCGGTAACTACGCTTCTAGCTTAAAAGCACAGGAAATATCTGAAAAGTCAGGGTACTCACAAGTTCTTTGGTTAGACGGTGTAGAGAAGAAATATGTTGAAGAAGTAGGTAGTATGAACGTATTCTTCAAAATCAACGGTGAAGTTGTTACACCGGCTCTTAATGGCAGCATTCTTCAAGGGATTACTCGTGCTTCAATTATTGAATTATTGCAATATTGGAATGTTCCAGTAACAGAGCGTCGTATTTCAATGCAAGAAGTTTACGATGCGTATAAAGCTGGTCAATTAGAAGAAGCGTTTGGAACAGGAACAGCTGCTGTTATTTCTCCAATTGGTGAATTTTATTGGAAAGAGGAACAAATGGTCATTAACAACGGTGAAACAGGCGAATTATCTCAAAAATTATATGATACATTAACAGGAATCCAAAACGGTAAAGTAGCAGATCCGTTAAATTGGATTACAAAATTAGAAGATTAA